The genomic DNA CTCATGGCTAAGGGCTACGGCTTCGGCGCCGAGGGGGACTGGAAGACGGCCGTTCTGGTCCGCGCCGCCAAGGTGATGGGCCAGGGCCTAGCCGGCGGCGCGTCCCTCATGGAGGACTACACCTATGACCTCACCCCCGGCCAGGAGCTGATTCTCGGCGCACACATGCTGGAAATTTGCCCCTCGCTGACCACCTCGACTCCGCGGGTGGAGATCCATCCGCTCGGCATCGGGGACCGCGAGGATCCCGTCCGCATGGTGTTCGACGCGGACGCGACCGAGGGCGCCGTCGTCGTGTCCCTGGCCGACATGCGCGAGCGGTTCCGGCTGACGGCCAACGTCGTCGACGTCGTCGCACCCCCGCAGCAGCTGCCGCACCTGCCGGTGGCCCGGGCCGTGTGGCGGCCGCGCCCGGACTTCGCCACCTCGGCCGAGACGTGGCTGACCGCCGGCGGCGCGCATCACACGGTGATGTCCACCGCGGTGGGGATCGAGGCGTTTGAGGTGTTCGCGGAGATCGCCCGCACGGAATTGCTGGTGATCGACGAGGACACGACGCGCCGCCGCTTCGCCGACCAAGTGCGCTCCAACCAGGCGTACTACCGACTGGCGCAAGGACTGTAGTGCCGCCGGTGCCTCCGCGCGTTGCGGCGCGCGGAGGCGCCACCGGGGAGCGCGCGCTGTGATGGGAGCGCTCCCGCTCAACCGACATAACGTTTCCGAACCGTGATCTTCTGTGTGTGTTCCAGAGCACTTGTGATCGCTAACATCGTGTGAGTTCGTTCACTCGCACCCCATTGAAGGAGAAAGAAAGATGACGAAGAAGTCGTGGATTAACCGGGCGGCAGCGTCCTTCGCTGGCCTCACCATGGTCGGCGCCCTCGCGGCGTGTGGTGGCGGCGGCGCCGGCAGTGCGCCGGCCGGCGACGGCGGCGAGGAAATGTCCGCTGAGGACATGACCGTCGGTGTGGCCATGCCGACCGAGACCTCCGAGCGGTGGATCGCCGACGGCGCCGCCGTGGAGTCCCAGCTGGAGGAAGCGGGCTTCGACGTGGAGCTGCAGTTCGCCAACGACGACATTCCCACCCAGCAGCAGCAGATCGACCAGATGATCACCAAGGGCGCCGACATCCTCATCGTCGCGTCCATCGACGGCACGGCGTTGTCGACCCAGCTGCAGGCCGCAGCCGATCAGGACATCCCGATCATCGCCTACGACCGCCTCATCAACGGCACGCAGAACGTGGATCACTACGTCACGTTCGACAACTACCAGGTCGGCGTCCAGCAGGGCACCTCCTTGCTGCGTGGGCTCGGCGTGCTCGACGAGAACGGTGAGGAGACCGGCGAGGAAGGCCCCTTCAAGGTGGAACTGTTCGCTGGGTCGCCGGATGACAACAACACCGCGTACTTCTGGCAGGGCGCCATTGACACCCTGCAGCCGTACCTGGATTCGGGCGTGCTTGAGGTGCCGTCCGGTCAAACCGAGATGGATCAGGTCACCACCTTGCGCTGGTCCCAGGAAACGGCTCAGAAGCGCATGGAGGATCTGCTCACCGCTCACTACGGTGGCGGCTCGGAGCAGCTCGACGGCGTGCTCTCGCCGTATGACGGCATCTCCCGCGGCATCATCACCGCCTTGCAGAACGCCGGCTACGGCCGCAGCATTGAGGATGGGCTGCCGGTGACGTCCGGTCAGGACGCGGAGATCGCCTCGGTGAAGCTGATCAACGACGGCGTCCAGTTCGCCACGATCTTCAAGGACACCCGCAAGCTCGCCACGCAGGCCGTGGAAGCGGCCAAGTCCTTCGCCGCGGGCGAGGAGCCGGAGGCCAACGACACCGAGACGTACGACAACGGCGAGAAGGTCGTCCCCTCCTTCCTGCTCGAGTCGGACATCGTGGTGGCGGAGAACATCGAATCCCTGCTGATCGATTCCGGGTACTGGACCGCCGAAGAGGTTGAAGCCGGCCAGGCCGAGTAATACCGGCGCCGCACCCGCCGTGCGGTTGCGGCAGCACGCGTGAACCCGGGGGTTGGGCCCGACGGCTCGGCCCCCGGGGGCGCGCACTCGCAGCAGGTCACTCATCAACACAAGGGATGCTCATGGACAGCACGATCCTGCAGATGCAGGACATCACCAAGACCTTCCCCGGCGTCAAAGCCCTCTCCACTGTGAACCTCTCCGTCACCCGCGGCGAGATCCACGCGATTTGCGGAGAGAACGGCGCCGGCAAATCGACCCTCATGAAGGTCCTCTCAGGCGTATACCCGCACGGTTCGTACGAGGGACAGATCATCTACGAGGGCGAGGAGATGAAGTTCTCCTCCATCAAGGACTCCGAACACCGCGGAATCGTCATCATTCACCAGGAGCTCGCGCTGGTGCCCCACCTCTCCGTGGCCGAGAACATTTTCTTGGGCAACGAAGAACAGAAGGCGGGTTTCATCGAGTGGAACCACACCAACACCGAGGCCGCCAAGCTCATGAAGCGGGTGGGCCTCAACGAGCTGCCGGTGTCCCTCGTCGGCCAGCTCGGTGTGGGCAAACAGCAGCTCATTGAAATCGCCAAGGCGCTGAGCAAGGACGTCAAACTGCTCATCCTCGACGAGCCGACGGCCGCGTTGAACGACTCCGACTCTGAGCACCTCCTCGACCTGCTGCGCGAGCTGCGCAACGAGGGGATCACGTCCATCATCATTTCCCACAAGCTCGGGGAGATCGAGGACATTGCCGACACCACGACGATCATTCGGGACGGGCAGACGGTCGAGACGCTCGACATGGCTGACCCGGCCTCCAATCAGGACCGGATCATTCGCGGCATGGTGGGTCGCGACCTCTCCCAACGTTATCCGGAGCGCGAGCCCAAGATCGGCAACGTCGTGTTTGAGGTGCGCAATTGGACCGTGCATCACCCGACCCAGACGGATCGTGTCATCGTCGACGACGCCTCGCTCACCGTCCGGGCTGGCGAAATCGTCGGCATTGCCGGGCTCATGGGCGCTGGCCGGACCGAGCTGGCCATGAGCGTCTTCGGCCACTCGTATGGCCGGGGCATCTCCGGTGAGGTCTTCATGGACGGAAAAAAGGTGGATACCTCCTCCGTCGGCAAGGCCATCAAGGCCGGGTTGGCCTACGTGTCCGAGGATCGTAAGACCTTCGGCCTGAACCTCATCGAGGACATCCGGGTCAATACGACGGCGGCCGGGCTGGACAAGGTCTCCACCAACGGATTCGTCAACGGCAATGAGGAGATCCGCATTGCCGAGGGCTACCGGAAGTCGATGAACATCAAGGCGCCCACCGTGATGGCCAAGACGGGCAACCTGTCGGGCGGCAACCAGCAGAAGGTGGTCCTCGGCAAGTGGCTGCACACGGAGCCGGAGCTGCTGATCCTTGACGAGCCGACGCGCGGAATCGACGTCGGCGCGAAGTTTGAGATCTACCAGATCATCAACCGGCTCGCCGACGCCGGCAAAGCGGTCCTCGTCATTTCCTCGGAGCTACCTGAGCTCCTAGGTATCTGCGACCGCATGTACACACTCGCTTACGGCCGCATGACCGGCCAGCTCGATCGCGCTGAGGCAACTCAGGAGAATCTGATGGAGCTCATGACCATGGAGAAGGAGGCCGTCTGATGAGCGTCGCATCCGAGCTCAAGGACCTCTTCACAAAGAACCTGCGCACCAGCGGTATTTACATCGCTTTTGTGCTGATCATCGCGTTGTTCGCCGTACTGACCGACGGGCTATTGCTCAGCCCGATCAACGTGACCAACATCGTCCTGCAGTATTCCTACGTCCTGATCCTGGCGCTGGGCATGATCATGGTGATTGTCGCCGGCCACATTGATCTCTCGGTGGGCTCCCTCGTGGCGTTCACTGGCGCTGTGTCCGCGGTGTTGGTCATCAAACAGGGCATGCCGTGGTGGGTGGGCCTGTTGGCAGCCGTCGTCGTCGGCATCCTGTCCGGGGTCTGGCATGGGTTCTGGGTGGCGATCGTCGGCATTCCGGCCTTCATTGTGACCCTCGCCGGCATGCTGCTTTTCCGCGGCCTGACGTACCTCACCCTGGAAAACGTGTCCCTCTCGCCGTTTCCCCGCGAGTACCAGCAGGTGGCCGGCGGCTTCCTCAATGGCCTGCTCGGCGGGTATGGGTACGACCTCTTCACGGTGATCATCGGCGTCGTCGCGGTGGCCGGCTTCGCCTGGAGCCAGATCCGCGGCCGGATGGCCAAGGTGAAGTACGGCCAGCAGGTCGAGGGCCTGCCGATGCTCATCATCAAGATCGCCGTCGTCGGCGTCGTCGTCATGTGGTTCTTCTGGCAGCTGGCCACAAGTCGCGGCATGCCGATCGTCTTGATCATCCTCGGCGGCCTGATCATCACCTACCACATCGTCACAACCCGCACGGTGTTCGGCCGCCACATCTATGCCATCGGCGGCAACCTGTCCGCGGCGCGCCTGTCCGGCGTCAACGTCAAGAAGGTCAACTTCTGGATCTTCATCAACATGGGCCTGCTGGCAGGCATCGCTGGGGCTGTGTTCTCCTCGCGCTCGAACGGCGCTCAGCCCGGCGCCGGCAACATGTTTGAGCTGGACGCCATCGCGGCCTGCTTCATCGGTGGCGCCTCGACCACAGGCGGCGTCGGCCGCGTCACCGGCGCGATCGTTGGCGGTTTGGTCATGGCCGTCATGTCCAACGGTATGCAGCTGATGGGCGTGGATCAGTCGACGCAGCAGATCATCAAGGGCCTCGTGCTGCTGCTGGCCGTCGCCTTCGATATCTACAACAAGCGCCGCGCGGGCGCCGTCCGCTAAACGCGGCCCGTCGAGTACGACGCCGGCGCTCACCTCGCGAGGTGAGCGCCGGCGTCGTTTGGTGGGAACGATGGAAGGCCGCGCGCCGTGGAACTGGACGACGCAGCGCTGGCTGTCGCCGCCGGGCGGAAGCGAGCGCCCTACCGGTGGTCCCGCCACGAGTGCTGGGGGTCGTACCCCAGCAGGCGGCGCGCCTTGTCGATGGAGAGCAGGGTGTCATGCACACCGAGGTCGGCAGGGCTGATGCCGCCACGCAACGGGGCCTTCGGGAAGACCTCCGCCACCAACTCGGCGTTGGGGCGCGTGGTCACCGTGTCTGCGGCGGCGATGATGAAGGCGTCGAAGCCGGGCGGCGCGGCCTCCAGCGCGCACTGGATGGCGTGGGCGCCATCGCGCGCGTCGATGTAGCCCCAGAGGTTCCACTTACGCTCGCGCGGGTCCGCGTCGAACGGGAACTCGGCGTAGTCCTCCGGAACCTTGACGTTGGAGAAGCGCAGGGCCGTGATGGACAGCTCGGGGTGCCAACGCACCAGCTCATCGGCGAGGCGCTCCTCGAGGACCTTGGTCAGCGAGTACACGGACTCCGGGCGAGGCCTGTACTCCTCGTCAACCGGGATATAGGGCGGGTCGACGTCGAAGGGCAGGCCCAAGACGGTCTCCGAGGAGGCGTAAACAATCTTGGAGATGCCCAGCCGCTGGGCGGCCCAGAAGACGTTGAACGTGGTGAGCATGTTGTTATGGAATGTCGCGACGTCGGGGGCCACCCCGGGTGCCGGGATCGCCGCCAGGTGCACCAGCGCGTCCACGCCATCGTGGGTGTCGTTCACCGCGGTGAGTGCGTCGATCACCTGCCCGTAGTCGGTCGTTTCGACGCGGACGAAGTCGGGGGAGCGCTCTCCCACGCGGTCCAAACCGATGACGCGGTGGCCAGCGGCGCGCAGCTCGCGGGCCACGACGCGGCCCAGTTTTCCTGAAGCTCCAGTCAGTGCAATCTGCATCCGCCCAGTCTAGGAGTTGCTCCCGCCGCTGAGGAGGGCCTTCATCTGAAATGAGGGCGCCGCTGCTAAACTGGAAGATCGAGCCGCGGCCCATCCGTCGCGACTCCATGACCTTTGTCCCCGGCAGGAAGGCCCACGCGATGGCGGCAACGCACACGGCGCCACGGCATATGAGCGCGTCTCATTCCGTGGAAAAGCCGGCGTTCCGCCCCGAGATCCAAGGCCTGCGGGCCTTCGCCGTGCTGATGGTGGTCTTCTACCACGTGTGGTTGGGGCGGGTCTCCGGCGGCGTCGACGTCTTCCTCCTCGTGTCCGCATTCCTGCTGACGGTCTCCTTCCTCTACAAAGTGGAATCGGGCAGGCCGCTGGCGCTGGTTCACTACTGGTTGAACCGGCTGCGGGGCCTGCTGCCGGCGGCGATTGTGGTGTTGTTGGCCGTGGTCGGAGCCACCGTGTCTCTACTGCCGCGCACGCGCTGGGAGGAAGTGGCCGAACAGACGGTTTCTTCCCTCTTCTACTTCCAGAATTGGCAGCTGGCCTCTGACTCGGTGGACTACTACGCGGCGAATCAGGCGGCCGCGAGCCCCCTGCAGCACTTCTGGTCGCTGTCTATTCAGGGACAAGTCTTTGTTCTGTGGCCGCTGATCATCGCGGCCGCTGCCGCGATCTGGCACCTCATCCGCCAAAGCCGGCCTGACCTCGGCTTCCGGCCGGTCCTGGCGGTCACCTTCGGCCTCGTCTTCGCGGCCTCCTTCGTGTACTCCGTGTACATCACGGCAACCCGCCAAGCGTGGGCGTACTTCGACACGGGCGCGCGGCTGTGGGAGTTCGCCCTCGGTTCGCTGCTGGTCCTGGCGCTGCCGTACGTCGAAAAAGCCCCGGTGGCCCTGCGCGTGGTGATGGGCTGGGTGGGCATGATCGCCATGCTCTCCTGCGGCCTGGTGCTGACCGTGCAGGGTTCCTTTCCCGGGTACGTCGCTTTGTGGCCGACCCTCGCCGCGGCTCTGATCATTGGCGCCGGGCAGACCGGTAGCCGCTACGGCGTGGACCGCCTCCTCTCCTCTCAGCCGCTGGCCTCGCTGGGATCGATTTCCTACGCCCTCTACCTGTGGCACTGGCCGATCCTGGTGATTTATCTCATCCACAGCGGTCACGACGCCGCCGGCTGGCTCTCCGGCACCGCCATCATCGCCGTGTCCCTTCTGCTGGCGTGGGCCACGACGCGCATGGTGGAGACCCCGTTCCACAGCTGGCGCTGGCCCACCCAGCGCCGCCGCCGCCTGTCCATCGTCGTGGCCGCCCTGATGGCCGCCGTGCTGTTGCCGCTGAATGGCTGGCAGGAAAAAGTGGAGGCATTTGAGGAAGCCGCGGCGGCCCAGTCCCCGCAGGACAACCCGGGCGCCGCCGCCCTGGCGGACGGGTATGTCCCGAGCATCGATCCCGCCGCGGCGACCCTGCCCCTGTCGACGACGTTGGATCAGGAGTGGGCCTCGGTCGGGGGCACCTGCGACGACGAGCGCCGGCCCGCCGATGAGGCGATCCGTTTCTGCCGCCAGTACGGGGATCCGGCGACGGCGGAGAAGACGATCGTCTTGCTGGGGGATTCTCACGCCCAGCACTGGAGCACGGCGTTGCATCCGGCAGCCGAGCAGAACAACTGGGCGTGGATCCTGATCCACGAGCCCGCCTGCCGGTACGGCACGCCGGGGCCAGAGCGCACGGAAAGCTGCAATAACTTCCTGACCGCGGCGCAGTCGTACGTCCTTGAGCAGCAGCCCGACGCGGTCTTCACCGTGGCCTCCAAGACCGCCACACATCCCACGGATGAACTGACGCCGGGGGACCAGGAGCGCGTGGCCGACGGCTACGTGGAGGCCGTCACGCCGTTCACTGACGCCGGGATTCAGGTGGTCGGGTTGCGGGATACCCCGCGCTATTCCTACTCCGTGCCGGAGTGTGTGGATGTGCGCGGAGGCGAGGAATGTTCGCTGGATCAGGACTACGTGCTCGCGCCGGAGAACCCGCTCGATGAACTACAGACGCAGGTCGAGGCCGGCGA from Zhihengliuella flava includes the following:
- the chvE gene encoding multiple monosaccharide ABC transporter substrate-binding protein — translated: MTKKSWINRAAASFAGLTMVGALAACGGGGAGSAPAGDGGEEMSAEDMTVGVAMPTETSERWIADGAAVESQLEEAGFDVELQFANDDIPTQQQQIDQMITKGADILIVASIDGTALSTQLQAAADQDIPIIAYDRLINGTQNVDHYVTFDNYQVGVQQGTSLLRGLGVLDENGEETGEEGPFKVELFAGSPDDNNTAYFWQGAIDTLQPYLDSGVLEVPSGQTEMDQVTTLRWSQETAQKRMEDLLTAHYGGGSEQLDGVLSPYDGISRGIITALQNAGYGRSIEDGLPVTSGQDAEIASVKLINDGVQFATIFKDTRKLATQAVEAAKSFAAGEEPEANDTETYDNGEKVVPSFLLESDIVVAENIESLLIDSGYWTAEEVEAGQAE
- the mmsA gene encoding multiple monosaccharide ABC transporter ATP-binding protein, whose product is MDSTILQMQDITKTFPGVKALSTVNLSVTRGEIHAICGENGAGKSTLMKVLSGVYPHGSYEGQIIYEGEEMKFSSIKDSEHRGIVIIHQELALVPHLSVAENIFLGNEEQKAGFIEWNHTNTEAAKLMKRVGLNELPVSLVGQLGVGKQQLIEIAKALSKDVKLLILDEPTAALNDSDSEHLLDLLRELRNEGITSIIISHKLGEIEDIADTTTIIRDGQTVETLDMADPASNQDRIIRGMVGRDLSQRYPEREPKIGNVVFEVRNWTVHHPTQTDRVIVDDASLTVRAGEIVGIAGLMGAGRTELAMSVFGHSYGRGISGEVFMDGKKVDTSSVGKAIKAGLAYVSEDRKTFGLNLIEDIRVNTTAAGLDKVSTNGFVNGNEEIRIAEGYRKSMNIKAPTVMAKTGNLSGGNQQKVVLGKWLHTEPELLILDEPTRGIDVGAKFEIYQIINRLADAGKAVLVISSELPELLGICDRMYTLAYGRMTGQLDRAEATQENLMELMTMEKEAV
- the mmsB gene encoding multiple monosaccharide ABC transporter permease, which produces MSVASELKDLFTKNLRTSGIYIAFVLIIALFAVLTDGLLLSPINVTNIVLQYSYVLILALGMIMVIVAGHIDLSVGSLVAFTGAVSAVLVIKQGMPWWVGLLAAVVVGILSGVWHGFWVAIVGIPAFIVTLAGMLLFRGLTYLTLENVSLSPFPREYQQVAGGFLNGLLGGYGYDLFTVIIGVVAVAGFAWSQIRGRMAKVKYGQQVEGLPMLIIKIAVVGVVVMWFFWQLATSRGMPIVLIILGGLIITYHIVTTRTVFGRHIYAIGGNLSAARLSGVNVKKVNFWIFINMGLLAGIAGAVFSSRSNGAQPGAGNMFELDAIAACFIGGASTTGGVGRVTGAIVGGLVMAVMSNGMQLMGVDQSTQQIIKGLVLLLAVAFDIYNKRRAGAVR
- a CDS encoding NAD-dependent epimerase/dehydratase family protein, whose protein sequence is MQIALTGASGKLGRVVARELRAAGHRVIGLDRVGERSPDFVRVETTDYGQVIDALTAVNDTHDGVDALVHLAAIPAPGVAPDVATFHNNMLTTFNVFWAAQRLGISKIVYASSETVLGLPFDVDPPYIPVDEEYRPRPESVYSLTKVLEERLADELVRWHPELSITALRFSNVKVPEDYAEFPFDADPRERKWNLWGYIDARDGAHAIQCALEAAPPGFDAFIIAAADTVTTRPNAELVAEVFPKAPLRGGISPADLGVHDTLLSIDKARRLLGYDPQHSWRDHR
- a CDS encoding acyltransferase family protein, with protein sequence MSASHSVEKPAFRPEIQGLRAFAVLMVVFYHVWLGRVSGGVDVFLLVSAFLLTVSFLYKVESGRPLALVHYWLNRLRGLLPAAIVVLLAVVGATVSLLPRTRWEEVAEQTVSSLFYFQNWQLASDSVDYYAANQAAASPLQHFWSLSIQGQVFVLWPLIIAAAAAIWHLIRQSRPDLGFRPVLAVTFGLVFAASFVYSVYITATRQAWAYFDTGARLWEFALGSLLVLALPYVEKAPVALRVVMGWVGMIAMLSCGLVLTVQGSFPGYVALWPTLAAALIIGAGQTGSRYGVDRLLSSQPLASLGSISYALYLWHWPILVIYLIHSGHDAAGWLSGTAIIAVSLLLAWATTRMVETPFHSWRWPTQRRRRLSIVVAALMAAVLLPLNGWQEKVEAFEEAAAAQSPQDNPGAAALADGYVPSIDPAAATLPLSTTLDQEWASVGGTCDDERRPADEAIRFCRQYGDPATAEKTIVLLGDSHAQHWSTALHPAAEQNNWAWILIHEPACRYGTPGPERTESCNNFLTAAQSYVLEQQPDAVFTVASKTATHPTDELTPGDQERVADGYVEAVTPFTDAGIQVVGLRDTPRYSYSVPECVDVRGGEECSLDQDYVLAPENPLDELQTQVEAGELPSELSFFDMTDQFCVDGRCRAVIGNVITIRDEDHVTRTYAQTLAPVFERRLRDALGW